The Brachypodium distachyon strain Bd21 chromosome 4, Brachypodium_distachyon_v3.0, whole genome shotgun sequence nucleotide sequence TATTAAACAGTTCTCTTATTGACAGCACATCCCGGCTATCATCCTCATGTTATGATTACCATCAATCCAACATACATAAATCAACCCTACATAGTAGTTCAGCACGACACCAGATGGATTTCCTAGTTTATTTTCAGAAACGAGCACAGTGTGTGTCATTTTGTATTATGTTGGTCGTTTGAATAACCCAACATAATCTTGGTGACAGTTTAATTTTATCACGTCCCAATCATTAGAAAAGACACCTAGAAGCGACCTGGTCCTGTAGTACTAGTTCCCAAAACTGTAGCCTTGTCTACTGTACATCACCACGGCCAGCTAAAGAGTCCTAAATACATCACTTATTTTGCTGATCTGCAAAATGTACTACTCCTACCTATTCCATTCACCAGGTGATaaccaaaaccaaaaggtAAACAGTTTCATTAACCCAACGCACTAGGAGTAGATCAAAGAATGGAGCAGTAACTGCAAGTAGTAATTTGACAATGTATGGAGCGGTATTGAGTTTGAGCAGCTTACTTGGGTCCTTAATAGTCTGCTCCGCAAGGTTATTGAAGTAGCACGTAGCTCCAATCTTCCTGAACTGCTGCCAGTACGAGTTGAATGCGTAGCTGGCATGCGCTTCCCCGGTGTTCGGCTGGAAGCACTCGCCGCCGGGCTGGACGGCATCGCACGTCCCGTTCCCCTGCCCGCACGCGTACGTCAGCGCGTCCCCAACCGCCGTCTCGTTCAGCTTCCTGCCATGGGTGGCCAGCACGCACCATATCGGGCCCTTGTACGGCGTGTtgttctccggcgccggcaatGGCGGGTACGCCCacagcggccgccggccggtgAGGTCGATCTGGTACACCTCCGTGCCGTCGGGGTAGTACAGGCCCCAATGCCGCTCGGTGcccgggccgggcttgaggTTCTCGTTGTAGAGGGAGAAGACGAACACCGGCATCTTGGCgcccggccgcgccggcgtGCCGGGGTTCCTGGCCATCCGCGCCGCCAGGTTCCGGTTGTAGACGGCAGCGTTGCGGGCGTTGCCGCCGATCTGGTCGTAGTCGCCGCCATTGGGCCAGCCGGTCTCCGCAATGGCCAGCCTCACTTCCCCGTGTCCCAGCTTGGACATCGCGGCGCCCACCGCGTCGAGCATTTCGTCGAGCAGGTTGGTGTACGTGAGCCCCGTGCCAGGATCGACGTAGCGGCTGCCGCCCTGGAAGAGCGCGTAGTCGAGCGGGACGGTCTCGTTGTTCCCGGCCCAGGCAAAGTACGGGTAGGCGTCGACGAAGTAGTAGGAGTTGGTCCCGTTGAGGAAGCGGAGCAGCGGGCGCACGACGGCCTCGGCGATGTCGGCGCGGaacacggcggcggagggcgggcGCGGGAAGGCCCCGGACACGAGCGCGTCCATGGCGAGCGTGGTCCCGAGCTTGACGCTGCtgacgcggcgcgcgcggaggCTGCGGTGGAGGTTCTCCATGGCCGGCACGATGCGCGGCCAGGTGGAGGTGGCGATGGAGCGGTCGGAGAGCACCTCGTTGCCGACGAGCAGGAACTTGACCCGCGTCTTCGCGAGGTAGGGGAGCAGATTCTGGACCACCCACTCGTCGGCCTtcgcggcggacgcggcgaGGTCTGGGATGATCTCGTTGGGCACCATGATGGAGACCGGGATGCGCGTGCCCGCCAGCGCGCGGAGGACGGCGGGGTTGGCGTCGTAGATCTTGACCGACCCGGCCCCCGCCGCGCGCAGCAGCTGCACCGAGCGGCGGGGCGACGGGATGTCATCGGCGACCCTGCCGTAGTTGACGCCGAGGCCGTGGGGGGTCCTGCTCCCATCGACCACTGCAAGAGCAAACACACACAGTAAATAACGCGTCCGTCGCTAGATCAACTCAGCTCACCTAGCATCCAGTGAATGGAAGACCGGCTTACCGTGGCAAGCGAAGGCGGCGAAGacgccgaagaggaggaggaggaggagaggggggaTGGGGATGGAAGCCATAGCTGGCTCGGTTCCCTGACCACGGCGTGTGGGTCGTGTGGTGGAGTCGTCCTTGGAGCGAGAGCGTTGAGCCGTTGACGTATCGGAGGGTTTAAGCAGGTTTATAATTGAAGATTTGACGACGGCAGCAACGGCACAAACAGTCGGATGCActaatcaaatcaaatcagtCGGCAGAAATGATGCGGCTTTCGAGTGGCCGCGACACCCCGCGTCGAAGACAAAGTGGTGAGCTGCGACGCTTCGCTACTCTGCTTTGGGAGGGAGAAAGGCGAGAGGAAATTGTGCCGTTGCTCGCGCACGCGCCTGCTTCTTTGGCTTTTGTTCATCGGATCCTGCATTCCTGCTCCGGTGTCTTCGCGGACCGGGTCGACCGACCTGTTCTTTTCGCTTGCTGTGACTAGTGAAATTGTGACCGAATACTGTCGCACACGAAAAAAGTTGCGAGTATCGAAAGGTAACAGGAAATTACTCTTCTCTTTTCTGTACCAGCTCAGTCGACCGAAGCTGCAGAGTAGGATAATTTGCAACGGTTGCAAACGAGTAAAGTATACTCGGGTGCCTTTCATGGAACTGATGGAAGATGGAGATGCCTAGATATTTTTTGCACGAAGTTTCCTTCACTTTTTATATTGCCCTTTATCCCTTCTCTTTTCAGCAAACGCTGACCATTTCCCAGCCCTCCTTATCAGCGCTAGGCGCTAGCTCCTCTACTAATGTAGCGGTACGGTGCGCATGCACGTCGACCATTTTCTAGCCCTGCCGTATACTCCGCGCGCGTGAACGCATTTACCGTGCACAGTCACACAGGCAAGATCGGCCACATGCAAACATGCCACCTGCTCTGCCACTCTCAGCTCGCCTTAGCATCAGTTAAGAGTTAACGAAAGGACGAAGCCATGGAATGGACGCCGTCACCACCGCACTGTCATCAGATGCTCTGTTTCCCGAGGTGTCGTCTCGTGGATGCCGTGGAAGTAAACAGCCCACATAcgagaaacaaacaaactcTCCATAGAAAATCCATCCGGAGACTATAGTTTCATCTCTGTGGTCATCTTTTCTTCATCGTATGGTCTCCCCACTTGGTCTCAGTTCCGGTGCCGTTTCGAACAACCATCACCGGGAGGCATGTGGAAAATGGTGTGGTCCTCACGGAGGCGGCGCTTGGCGGATGGAGATGTTTCGTCGTCGAGATGGTCTATTAGGCTCATTTTTCCTCCTGAGTTAGTTCCTAGGACGGATCAGGCATAGGTTCTTATTGTCCCCTTGAGGCGACAAGGTTAGGGTTTGGCGTGCGTGCGAGCCAGCAAGATATGGCGTTACGTTCTTCATATCGATTCAAGTGTCCGACAACGACGACTATGACTTGGCGATGCTAGTCCTTAAGGGCAAGTGCACAAGGACTTTCTTGCTATCATCGACAAAGTCAGGTTAACTTTTGGTATTTGAGCGGCACATCATCGGCTTTTATTTTGGAGGCGGTAGCGGTCGTCCAGTGTTCGAGAAATTTCTATGTAacctataccaatatattaaattggagttggtggagATGGTACGGACGTGGCGGTAGgtcttttcatcaaaattacgagGGATATGCCACTCCCGCACGAGAAAAAAACCCGTTTCACTTAACTATTGACAATCCATGCAAAAAGAAGGCCTCCTGCATCCGAGCCCTCCGCGGCACCCCCGCGGCAGCGTCTCTCCCAGTCGCGCTGACGAGCTCCCCGTGGCACAGCATTGGCCCCCCAACAGCGGCGATGCCCAGCAAGCTCACGAGCACGGCCACCCCCGCTGTGTAACCCGATGGGCCCAGCCTGCCAtacccgcccgcgccggcgctcggCCACTGCGGGTCGCTGTCGTCGTCATTGTTcactccggctcctcctcttgcgCCGTCTCCCTCTATTGATCGTGACGGTACCCCAACAGGAAAGACACCCGAACCTCACTCCGGCGAGCCATCGGACCCCTACGGCTCCATGCTTCACCCCCTCTGATGACGATGTCTActccgccaccacctccgcggACGACGCCAACTacgccaccgcctccccgtcgGAAGACGCCACCACCGACCTCCATCACCGTACTGCGCCGCCTCGAAACCAGGGTCGCCCACCATCATCGTCACTTcagcgccacctcctcctccctctatcGCTGGCGAGCAGCAGCCAGTAGAGCCGCAGCTACCATTGTTTCTCCCGAACGGAAGGAACTCTCGTGCCCTCCTACCTGGGCCACCCTCCAAGGCCCACTGCCTccccaaaaccctaaaggCCTTAGGCCACTCCCTCCCTCGTTTGGCCTAAGCCAAACCAGCCCACAAACCCCCcaagccttttctttttttgaaaattattAAACTTCTCAACCATCGGTCCACATCATGTATTTTATTGTTTGTAGCAACACAGGGGTGGAAAATTATCTCCTCAATGTTGCAATCGGTTAAAGTTCAACTGAAGTGTGGGATCCTACATAGCGGAGCATTTCATTCAAAAACTTTTTTGACTGGGTGGTGTTATATAAATTTCGGAAAGAATGCATTGTTGTCTTCTTAGGAAGTAGATATATATTGAGTGCATCTTttcattttgttgttccgtagcTACGCACGGGGACATTCTGCTAGTTTTTATTATGTTTGAGTTGTTTTGTACTTTTGGTGAACCTTTACAATGGATATTTGTCTTTCGAAAAATAGTGGCAAATGCTTAACATTCTTTCCGTTATAAATTCTTTTTGTTGAAAGATTATTAATGCCTTGAAATAAAATCATGTAAAAACTATTTGGAGCAAAGGAGGTTAGGTCTGCATCAATCAATACACACGGACATTTTTATTGCGAAATTCAGAGACGGAGTATGACACTTCATGGATCTCAAAGTGTGCATACAAAAATTAGTTGGCGAACAAATGATATTCAAAAATACACATGCTTTATGCAGTGGCAAAGCCGCAAAACTTTGGTGCCTCTGGAACGAGGGATGCAGATGCTGGTGGCCGTACTTCATTGTTAAGAAGATCTTTATGCATATGTTGGCGGATTCCCTCTTTGGCAACTTCcccgaagcggcggcggcgcggcgggccgcgacggcgatggcggaggcgaggaggagaggagcagTCGGCGAGATAAGTCCGGCGATCCTACTTAGGGTTGGGGGTGGGTGGGTTGGCCGGTGTCGGACAAGATGGGTTGTTCCCGGGCTTAAAGGGATGGTCGGGGGCGGGCGGCcgaccggcggtggcggcggctggggcaGGGCAGGGCGGCGAGGCGTCGCGGGAGATATCCGATTGGGCcaaggccggccggccggtcaaGGGCAGCGGCGGTGACTCACCCGGTCAGAACGGTGGCCGACCAGTCGTCCGCGCCGGGCGGTCGTCCGCCAATTAGTTCCTCCCATATGTTGGCGCTGCAAAGTGTTGCAACATGTGAGAGAAGATCTTTATGCATGTGTGCGAGCCATAGTTTGTAGGCAAGCAATCTTTCGTCGGGGCCGTAAGCCCGTAACAACCGTGGCAGATTGTGCTGGGTCTTCTTGTGCCTTTGGCCAAACATACATCTGTTGGCTTGGATCCGAGAAGGCATCAAACAAAATTGAAGAAACAAAGCTGCTGGGAGAATCCGAGAAGGCATCAAACAAAACTGAGACcagtcttcttcctccgctcTCTCCTTCCTCAGGTGTGTCAAAGTCAAACCAGAAAATAAAAGTTtggttcaaaacaaaaaaatctagGAAAACGAAAGTTAGCCAATGCCTGGAAGGCTGGAACTCTGGATACGAGTCATATGACATGCCTTTCACCTTGTAACACACTGCCACGTCAAATGGAAGGAAACAAAGGAGTACGTGGTTTAGTTTGCAGGGAAACTCCATCAACGAAATGGATCACGTTCCAGATACATAGCGCCTAGTTAGTTCACCAGTGAGCTTGCACGTGCGTTACCACAACATGTGACAACTTGAATTCTACCTTTTCTATATGATGACTTGTCTTTCTACGGTTTCTTATCTTATTATTAAGCCAAAATGTTAAAATTGGGCCTGCAAAAATGCCCACactttttttcataaaatcaTCAAATCCGAACCACAATgaccttaaaaaaaatgcacccTAACACACTGAAGTCGAGTCAATCTCACTCGAACATAGACAATATTCaaaatcatctaatttgaaCCAATTAAGGATACGGAATTAAAGTTTACAATGGAATTTACAAGAAAAAGTTACATACACTGAACCAAAATATTCTAAATCTCACAAGCGAAGAATCTCACGGGATGAAACTCACGGTACTATTCTGAATTTAACAAAACATATCATCCTTATCAGAATATAGCATCGGCTCCAATATATCGCTTTTCTCAACAATCAGCCCACTGAATCCCATTAGCAACACTATGCAGAAATTAATGGAGAAATCAAACATACCAGAGAAGAAATCCGAGGGGCGGCGGCATGGCACGGCGGGCATGACATAGCAGTAGTTTTGCTCTCTAGTGTGTGACAAGCATAGGTCAGATTTGAACTATTCTATTGCTTTTCGGTTGACCTTATCAATCACATATTACAAGGAAATGAGCTCCATAAAAAACTTGTTGCCTGTTGTGCAAAGCTAAATCATTGAGAATCATTGCTGGGCAGGGTTTTCTCCGACACGTCGGACTTGGTGGGGGCGAGGTGGGGACGGAGCCACGACACGCGCTGGAGTAATAAAAAACAAAGCTAACTACTGCAATATAGGAAACAAATTAATCCTTCCCTGCcttgcataaaaaaaaaagcgaaCTGCTGTAATGTAGGgaacaaattaaaattttagtAAATCAATGATGAGTATAAATAGTTAATTTCATGATGCACCATATGTGAGCAATCAAAATTTTAATTATCGTATTACAGACTAAGTATCCCATGGTCTTTTCCCCTTCTCTTTATATTTAGTGCCAATTGTAACTCTGGTACGAACTTCAAATTCTTATACAGGAATTGGCATTTGGGATCAGATTGAGAAAATTTCAGTAAAGAATGATGTTCCTTGAACTGCAGACCCTTAAACTCACTCATGGCAAGTCCTTGAAGGCCCTGAAAATCAATGTGAAAGTACGTTCAGATGTAAGATGTTAGCAGCCCAATTCTTTGCCAGGAGCCAACTGAATTACCACAAGAAAGAACATTACCATCTGATCAGAGATTCCTTCGGGATCCAGCGAAATATGACAGAGGTATTATCAGGGTTAACATAGTATCCTCCAGAGACAATACCGTGATAAGGTATGACCCAAGAGCCATTGCAACTTTAGTCGTAGGAGCGATTCCTCCAACAGTAAGACCCATGGCTGATGCAGCAAACGATTCAACAGTCAAAATGCCATTGGATAGAGAATGGATCCAAACATCAATGAAAATGTTGCTCCAATGGGAATCGCCAAACTAAGGGAAGTTCAGCTTCAAAATTATTGTGACCGTAAGAAATGAAGTAGtttatattaaaaatataCATCAATGAGATTCAGGGCAACTCATGATGTTTGATCGAGAGAATAGCTCCTCTGATTTCACCACGGGTGGCCTAATTTTTTTATAGTAATTATTTCAGAATCACATAGTTGCAGGCCCGTGTGGAGATGTGGAACATTGGTGGAGGTGCTGGCGGCTAGGATTGGCATCGGACGGGAGAAGAAGGGGTGATGGCAGCTAGGATTGGCATTGGTCCAGCAGTAGCGCCGACGCCTCCCAGTGACTGGCGGCGACAGCGGTCTTTGCGGCGGCTGCAGAGCGGGTCTGCGAGACTGCGACTGCGGCAACGCGGGCCAGGACGTCGGCGGAGGGGCGGGGCAGGGCTTCGACGGCGGCTGGGCGGAGCAGCAACGCGGGCCTAggctgcgacggcggcgggtgcgggaggcgggcacggcggcgggcgctggAAGGCAAGAGAGAGGAAGCCAGCGGAATAATTGGGCTTGATTGGAAGAATTGGTTGGCTATGTACACGCGGAGGAAGAGGCCAGTCAGATCGGGTGGAAGAGTGCCGTCGGACGGAAATTATTTGCTAAACGTACACGGCTGAACAATTACCAGGCCAAATGTTCGTTGTTAAACCTGATTTTGTGGGCCTAACTGTTTGGTAATTGTGAGATGGGATTGTTTTGCGTACGTTTTGTGGAGTagttttagaaaagaaaatatcgGTGCCATTGTAATTAGTAGAGACGAGATAGAGATCGAGATCGTAAACCACGGCCGGGTGACGTGACAATGATACTCGCCAGCAAGTTCAACGCGATCAGCTACCGCCGTAGCGAATCTCGTTCTCTCGAGCCGTCCGAGAAAAAAACAGGCCGGTCCAAGGGAGAACGATCGATACGGAGCGGAGACTCGTCAAGCTAGCTCGACGACTGCGGTTTCCCACGTGGagatatacatgcatgtaggCAGCTCTCGAGGTGTCCAGATGCCCCGAGATGTCTCGTCGTTCTGCGCGACTGCGCCCGTGCCATCACGCTCCGCAGACTTTATCTCTGCCTCCTGGCGAAACCGGCGACCGGCGTGCGGCGCGGGGTCTGGCCACGTAATTATAAGCGGACGTTTTCGTTGGCCGCGCCGTCGTGCGTTGATCAGCCACCGGTCGCTGGGTCAAATAAATACTGCTGCATATATCCGGCCGACGTTCCACCACCGATTTTGTCAGCTGCCTGCTGCCATATAGAGATCCGCACGCTGCAGCACGCTCTCACGATCATTACCAGCTTCATGCAAAAGCATCACGGCGCTCGTGCACTTCCGAAGATAGTCGTGGCAGGTAGCACTCTcttccggcgagcggcggccaAGTTCACAGCCATGCCTtcgtcgacgtcgtcgtcgtcttctcctTCGAGGACGATGAGAGCCGTGCTGTACGACAAGTATGGCGGAGGAGCGGAAGGCCTCAAGGTACGAAACTAGGAACACACGTATATATACTTCACTACACAAACAAATAATCTCCCTAGTATTGCAAGCAAATGCTCACAACAATGTGTATCGTACGTGCAGCATGTGGAGGTGCCAATCCCGTCGCCGAAGAAAggcgagctgctgctgaggATGGAGGCCGCCAGCATCAACCGCGTCGACTGGAGGTTCCAGCAAGGCAAGGCAAGGCCCATTTTGCCCAGCAAGTTCCCCTTCACCCCGGTCtgcgagctcgccggcgaggTCGTGGAGCTCGGCAGCGGCGTCAGCGGCTTCGCCGCGGGCGACAAGGTCATCGCCGTCAATTTCCCCGTAAGCCCATTGCGCCTGCATTCATAAGTCACGACTCCGCGCGCAAGGAAGCTGAATCGATCCTTTCCAGTTTAATCCGTTTCCCTCATATGACGCGtgtggttgttgtggttgttgtcAGGGTGGCGGCGGGTTGGCTGAGTACGCGGTGGTGTCGGCGTCGTGCGcggcgacgaggccgccgGAGGTGTCCGCGACCGAGGGCGCCTGTCTGccgatcgccgccgccacggctcTGGCCGCGCTCAGGACGGCCGGGGTCGGCCTCGACGCCCGCGGCCCTCCCAAGAACGTGCTGGTCACCGCGGCCTCGGGCGGCGTGGGCACCTTCGCCGTGCAGCTCGCAAAACTCTCAGGAAAGCACCACGTCACGGTCACCAGCGGCGCCCGCAACCTAGGCCTCGTCAGGGCCCTGGGCGCGAACGACGCGCTCGACTACGGCACCCCGGAGGGCGCGGCCCTGCGGCGGGCCGGGCCCGCGGGGCGGAAGCACGACGCGGTGGTTCACTGCGCTGAGGGGTTCCCTTGGTCGGCGTTCGAGCCGGCGCTggcggacgccg carries:
- the LOC100840853 gene encoding probable glucan endo-1,3-beta-glucosidase A6; this encodes MASIPIPPLLLLLLFGVFAAFACHVVDGSRTPHGLGVNYGRVADDIPSPRRSVQLLRAAGAGSVKIYDANPAVLRALAGTRIPVSIMVPNEIIPDLAASAAKADEWVVQNLLPYLAKTRVKFLLVGNEVLSDRSIATSTWPRIVPAMENLHRSLRARRVSSVKLGTTLAMDALVSGAFPRPPSAAVFRADIAEAVVRPLLRFLNGTNSYYFVDAYPYFAWAGNNETVPLDYALFQGGSRYVDPGTGLTYTNLLDEMLDAVGAAMSKLGHGEVRLAIAETGWPNGGDYDQIGGNARNAAVYNRNLAARMARNPGTPARPGAKMPVFVFSLYNENLKPGPGTERHWGLYYPDGTEVYQIDLTGRRPLWAYPPLPAPENNTPYKGPIWCVLATHGRKLNETAVGDALTYACGQGNGTCDAVQPGGECFQPNTGEAHASYAFNSYWQQFRKIGATCYFNNLAEQTIKDPSHGSCKFHSSLG
- the LOC100841159 gene encoding chloroplast envelope quinone oxidoreductase homolog, producing MQKHHGARALPKIVVAGSTLFRRAAAKFTAMPSSTSSSSSPSRTMRAVLYDKYGGGAEGLKHVEVPIPSPKKGELLLRMEAASINRVDWRFQQGKARPILPSKFPFTPVCELAGEVVELGSGVSGFAAGDKVIAVNFPGGGGLAEYAVVSASCAATRPPEVSATEGACLPIAAATALAALRTAGVGLDARGPPKNVLVTAASGGVGTFAVQLAKLSGKHHVTVTSGARNLGLVRALGANDALDYGTPEGAALRRAGPAGRKHDAVVHCAEGFPWSAFEPALADAGGVVVDLTARVASVAVAALQRVLFARKRLVPLLVSPKKEDMEVLLGLVRRGQIRVVIDSRYPLSRAHEGWAKSMGGHATGKIVVEMGVTEGARTRRTSSSHLFVPLNLL